Proteins found in one Sporosarcina sp. FSL K6-3457 genomic segment:
- the rpsT gene encoding 30S ribosomal protein S20: protein MPNIKGAIKRVKQSAAANEQNSNTKHAMRTAVRKAEAALEAKAEDAAGLLKDAIKKMDTAARKGLIHKNTASRQKARLTKKAL, encoded by the coding sequence TTGCCAAACATCAAAGGAGCTATTAAGCGCGTGAAACAAAGCGCTGCTGCAAACGAACAAAACTCAAACACAAAGCACGCTATGCGTACCGCTGTCCGCAAAGCTGAAGCTGCTCTTGAAGCGAAAGCTGAAGATGCTGCTGGTCTTCTAAAAGATGCTATCAAAAAAATGGACACTGCTGCACGTAAAGGCCTTATCCATAAAAACACTGCATCACGTCAAAAAGCACGTCTTACTAAAAAAGCACTTTAA
- a CDS encoding DNA internalization-related competence protein ComEC/Rec2, translating to MCNLLLLPIFFRRKEDFLTPILAVVAAFLSYFYISATTPLMMEEGPATLSFTWSDTVKIDGGKMKGFAKTSSGQTVYAVYSFTSEQEKMRFLTINSSSMIFTMSGTFREPDIPSHDYSFNMTKYMKMYGASGVFEANLMIQVEQKSGIRTRLSEQRNNVKKHIVATFPETLRVEAEALLIGDRSGMDDELASNYRTLGITHLFAISGLHVGLLAFLFRGILLRMSMRKETVDMLLVILLPLYAVMAGGAPSVWRAVSVTMLVLLAASGRIRVRLDDALAISAVVLIVYQPFVVFQPGFQLSYLAAGSIVYSSSLLAKAKTALATSFYVTSISQLALYPVLLFHFHELSISSFVVNLVYVPLYSVIILPANILFLLTTLLWPKLADLLFLLYVPLRELVGSATSWLAALPYQLWTPGKPDALCAALAVVGVLLFFIHCERNVAVFRSLPWVIVPAVIIHMMPYTDSTLRVTYLDVGQGDSIVIEFPYRRAVYLIDTGGTVTFGEKNWKTSSKPFEVGRKIVVPYLKGRGITTVDKLMLTHADADHIEGADEVLEDIRVREIHIAAGSDKEKAMESVMRLVEEQRIPLFQMKAGVSWQEGQTAFHYIGPTDGVYKGNESSLILYMTTTGPSFLFTGDMEKEGERQFLRRYGQADFSSFILKAGHHGSRTSSTEPFIDAVRPVLTIFSAGKNNRYGHPHPEVVETFRKYDLPTLSTAESGSITVTVKKERYEVSVMAPAP from the coding sequence GTGTGTAACCTGCTACTACTCCCCATTTTCTTCCGTAGAAAAGAAGATTTTCTCACACCTATCCTCGCAGTTGTAGCTGCATTTCTTTCCTATTTCTATATATCAGCAACCACTCCGCTCATGATGGAAGAAGGTCCTGCAACTCTTTCATTCACCTGGTCAGATACTGTGAAAATTGATGGTGGAAAAATGAAAGGCTTTGCCAAAACCTCATCTGGGCAAACGGTGTACGCCGTCTATTCCTTTACGAGTGAACAAGAAAAAATGCGCTTTCTTACTATAAATAGCTCATCGATGATTTTTACGATGTCTGGGACCTTCCGTGAGCCCGATATCCCCTCACATGACTACTCATTTAATATGACAAAATATATGAAGATGTACGGGGCGTCGGGTGTGTTTGAAGCAAACTTGATGATTCAGGTCGAGCAAAAATCGGGTATCCGAACCCGTCTATCCGAACAAAGGAATAATGTGAAAAAACATATCGTAGCGACATTTCCTGAAACACTCAGAGTAGAGGCGGAGGCGCTATTGATTGGGGATCGTAGTGGCATGGATGACGAGCTAGCGTCGAATTATCGGACGCTTGGCATTACCCATCTGTTTGCCATCTCAGGACTACACGTCGGGCTGCTGGCGTTCCTGTTCCGTGGAATTTTACTCAGAATGTCCATGAGGAAAGAGACTGTGGACATGCTGCTCGTTATCTTGTTGCCTCTTTACGCAGTTATGGCGGGTGGAGCCCCGTCAGTGTGGCGAGCAGTGTCAGTGACGATGCTCGTCCTTTTAGCAGCGTCAGGGCGGATAAGGGTCAGGTTAGATGATGCGCTCGCCATTAGTGCCGTCGTTTTGATCGTTTATCAACCATTTGTGGTGTTTCAACCAGGCTTTCAATTATCTTATTTGGCAGCTGGTTCAATTGTTTATTCATCGTCTTTGTTAGCGAAGGCGAAAACGGCCCTTGCGACATCATTTTACGTCACATCAATCAGCCAGTTGGCGCTCTATCCCGTGTTGTTATTTCATTTTCATGAGCTGAGCATATCATCCTTTGTTGTGAATCTTGTTTATGTACCTTTGTATTCGGTCATTATTTTACCTGCAAATATTTTATTTTTATTGACGACATTATTGTGGCCGAAGCTAGCTGATCTGTTGTTTCTGTTGTATGTCCCTTTGAGAGAGCTGGTTGGTAGTGCTACGAGTTGGCTTGCTGCATTGCCATACCAGTTATGGACACCTGGTAAACCAGATGCGCTATGTGCAGCACTAGCTGTTGTGGGCGTGTTGTTATTTTTTATTCATTGTGAGCGGAATGTTGCTGTTTTTCGGTCATTGCCTTGGGTTATCGTACCAGCAGTCATCATCCACATGATGCCTTATACGGACAGTACGTTGCGTGTGACTTACCTCGATGTGGGACAAGGAGATAGCATTGTTATTGAATTTCCTTATCGCCGAGCGGTTTATTTAATTGACACGGGTGGGACAGTTACATTTGGGGAGAAGAATTGGAAAACGTCGAGTAAACCGTTTGAAGTGGGGCGGAAAATTGTCGTTCCTTACTTGAAAGGACGAGGCATTACAACTGTCGACAAACTAATGCTGACACATGCAGATGCCGACCATATAGAAGGTGCGGATGAAGTGCTCGAAGACATCCGGGTGCGCGAAATCCATATTGCAGCTGGTAGTGACAAGGAAAAGGCGATGGAGAGTGTCATGCGCCTTGTAGAGGAGCAGCGAATTCCTCTTTTTCAGATGAAGGCAGGCGTTTCATGGCAGGAAGGTCAGACAGCATTTCATTATATAGGGCCGACAGATGGCGTATATAAAGGAAATGAAAGCTCCCTCATTTTGTACATGACGACGACAGGACCTTCGTTTTTATTTACAGGCGATATGGAGAAAGAGGGGGAACGACAGTTTTTACGCCGGTATGGACAAGCTGATTTTTCTTCATTTATTTTAAAGGCGGGGCATCATGGCAGCCGAACATCTAGTACAGAACCGTTCATTGACGCAGTGCGACCGGTATTAACTATTTTTTCGGCAGGTAAAAATAATCGCTATGGGCATCCGCATCCAGAAGTTGTTGAGACATTTCGCAAATATGATCTTCCAACGTTATCGACGGCGGAATCAGGTTCGATAACTGTAACCGTGAAAAAAGAACGTTATGAGGTTTCTGTCATGGCGCCGGCTCCATAA
- the spoIIP gene encoding stage II sporulation protein P, whose protein sequence is MKKTSLIWGTLILVLFLFPVAINMFPSEQTAKAPKLMKETTYMVYAANILEEEIVVANPGTALLYFTHSNEAYKPVTKEKNGVIAVSHQTENITKFGEKLKTQLAFNGIETDALFVDVPHTGAYRLIRPYVKEQLKKKKYDLIIDLHRDDPPKNRTTISYNEENYAKVGFVIGMEHANFEQNRAKALSLKKEMELLVPGITRDLIMKHGPGVDGKYNQDLDPSLLVIELGGIENTEDELNRTVAVIAKAAATVIENSTRAEY, encoded by the coding sequence TTGAAAAAGACATCGCTAATTTGGGGCACACTTATACTTGTTCTCTTCCTATTTCCTGTTGCTATCAATATGTTCCCGAGTGAACAAACGGCGAAAGCGCCAAAGCTCATGAAAGAGACAACGTACATGGTCTATGCTGCAAATATTCTTGAAGAGGAAATAGTAGTTGCGAACCCAGGAACAGCGCTTCTATATTTCACCCATTCAAACGAAGCTTATAAGCCAGTGACAAAAGAAAAAAATGGTGTTATCGCTGTTTCTCATCAAACGGAAAATATTACTAAATTTGGTGAGAAACTAAAAACGCAACTTGCATTTAACGGTATTGAAACAGATGCGCTATTTGTTGACGTGCCGCATACTGGAGCTTATCGGTTAATTCGTCCGTATGTAAAAGAACAATTGAAGAAAAAAAAATATGATCTCATCATTGATCTTCATAGGGATGACCCTCCTAAAAATCGAACAACGATTTCCTATAATGAAGAAAATTATGCGAAAGTTGGTTTTGTCATCGGAATGGAGCATGCGAATTTTGAGCAAAATCGTGCCAAAGCGCTGTCGCTGAAAAAAGAGATGGAGCTACTCGTACCAGGTATTACACGTGATCTCATCATGAAGCATGGACCCGGGGTTGACGGCAAGTATAATCAGGACCTTGACCCCTCGCTTCTTGTTATTGAACTTGGAGGGATTGAAAATACGGAAGACGAACTGAATCGGACTGTTGCTGTTATCGCAAAGGCGGCGGCAACGGTCATAGAAAATTCTACACGCGCCGAATATTGA
- the lepA gene encoding translation elongation factor 4, whose protein sequence is MNYEQKLARQKNIRNFSIIAHIDHGKSTLADRILEKTQTLTSREMKTQTLDSMDLERERGITIKLNAVQLTYTAKDGEEYTFHLIDTPGHVDFTYEVSRSLAACEGAILVVDSAQGIEAQTLANVYLALDNDLEILPVINKIDLPAADPERVKQEIEDVIGLDASEAVLASAKAGIGIEDILEQIVEKVPAPQGDPNAPLQALIFDSHYDPYKGVIVNIRIMQGSVKPGDMIHMMATGKKFEVLETGVFTPKISPRDELTVGDVGYLSASIKNVGDTRVGDTITSVENPASEPLAGYRRMNPMVFCGLYPIDTSKYNDLRDALEKLELNDSALEYEAETSQALGFGYRCGFLGLLHMEIIQERIEREFNIDLITTAPSVVYNVVLTDGSELKVDNPAMMPDAQKVDYVEEPYVKASIMVPNDYVGSVMELCQQKRGNFITMDYLDSTRVNIIYELPLAEIVYDFFDQLKSGTKGYASLDYELIGYKQSKLVKMDILLNGEHVDAFSFIVHRDFSYERGKVIVEKLRKLIPRQQFEVPVQAAIGQKIVARSTIKSMGKNVLAKCYGGDISRKRKLLDKQKEGKKRMKQVGSVEVPQEAFMAVLRMDED, encoded by the coding sequence ATGAATTATGAGCAGAAATTGGCACGTCAGAAAAACATACGGAATTTCTCCATTATTGCCCATATTGACCACGGGAAATCAACGTTGGCCGATCGCATTTTGGAAAAAACGCAAACATTAACATCTCGAGAAATGAAAACCCAAACATTGGACTCAATGGATTTAGAACGTGAACGTGGAATTACCATCAAATTGAATGCTGTGCAGTTGACGTATACGGCGAAAGACGGGGAGGAGTATACATTCCACCTGATTGATACGCCGGGACACGTCGACTTTACATACGAAGTATCGCGCAGTTTAGCGGCTTGTGAAGGCGCAATCCTTGTCGTAGACTCAGCACAAGGAATTGAAGCGCAAACGCTAGCGAATGTCTATTTGGCGCTTGATAACGATCTTGAAATTTTACCTGTTATCAATAAAATCGATTTACCTGCAGCTGATCCAGAACGTGTGAAGCAGGAAATTGAAGATGTCATTGGATTGGATGCTTCAGAAGCAGTTCTAGCTTCTGCCAAGGCGGGTATTGGTATTGAAGACATTTTAGAGCAAATTGTTGAAAAGGTGCCTGCGCCTCAAGGAGATCCAAATGCTCCACTGCAAGCGCTCATTTTCGACTCGCATTATGACCCATACAAAGGGGTTATTGTTAATATTCGTATCATGCAAGGTTCGGTTAAGCCGGGTGACATGATTCATATGATGGCAACGGGAAAAAAATTCGAAGTGCTTGAAACAGGTGTTTTCACACCTAAAATCTCGCCACGTGATGAGCTAACAGTTGGCGATGTAGGTTATTTATCGGCATCTATTAAAAATGTTGGCGATACACGAGTGGGTGACACGATTACTAGCGTGGAAAATCCAGCGAGCGAACCATTGGCTGGTTACCGTCGCATGAATCCAATGGTATTCTGCGGTCTGTATCCAATTGATACATCAAAGTACAATGATTTACGCGATGCTCTTGAAAAATTGGAATTGAATGACTCGGCACTTGAGTATGAGGCGGAAACGTCACAAGCACTTGGTTTCGGTTATCGTTGTGGTTTCCTAGGCTTACTGCATATGGAAATTATTCAAGAACGAATTGAACGTGAATTCAATATAGATTTGATTACAACTGCACCAAGTGTTGTTTACAATGTTGTACTAACTGATGGATCTGAGTTGAAAGTGGACAACCCTGCGATGATGCCAGATGCACAAAAAGTCGATTATGTAGAAGAACCATATGTGAAAGCATCGATTATGGTGCCAAACGATTATGTAGGCTCTGTAATGGAACTGTGCCAGCAAAAACGTGGAAACTTTATCACAATGGATTACTTGGATTCAACACGTGTCAATATTATTTATGAACTGCCACTTGCAGAAATCGTCTATGACTTCTTTGACCAATTGAAGTCAGGCACAAAAGGCTATGCTTCACTTGACTATGAACTGATTGGCTACAAGCAATCGAAACTCGTCAAAATGGACATCCTGTTAAACGGCGAGCACGTCGATGCATTTAGTTTCATCGTCCATAGAGATTTCTCATACGAGCGCGGAAAAGTAATCGTTGAAAAACTAAGAAAACTAATCCCGAGACAACAATTCGAAGTGCCTGTTCAGGCGGCAATTGGCCAAAAAATTGTTGCGCGTTCAACAATTAAGTCAATGGGGAAAAACGTCCTTGCCAAATGTTACGGTGGAGATATCTCGCGTAAACGTAAACTTCTTGATAAGCAAAAAGAAGGTAAAAAACGTATGAAACAAGTTGGGTCTGTTGAAGTACCTCAAGAAGCCTTTATGGCTGTATTGCGGATGGATGAGGATTGA
- a CDS encoding tyrosine-type recombinase/integrase, producing the protein MRGEVRKRGKNWYYRFDMGIVDGKRQRVERVVGPDKKEAERALRAAMAEYENTGLHFEPSTITLADFMDYWYKEYAEVNLKHNTLLAYERAIRLQIKPALGKYRLRSLTPAILQQFVNDLYREGYAKQSLEIFASVVNNALRQAVHPWGYLKDNPMQYVIMPKYDIRKTTEKDLKILPMESLKKINEYCVEGNPLTIPFQLGLHTGMRVSEVCGLMWKRIDLERGTLQVDQAMINKEGEWVLGTTKTVSSERQIMLGASIINILKKHRIWLKKNKLKYGVHYTDSDHVCVKECGSIITPAVVKYNTSKMKEKLGIDFNFHSLRHTHATMLMENGAKVKDIQARLGHSRSAITIDTYSHLTQKMQDETIDIFEQAMRELE; encoded by the coding sequence ATGCGAGGAGAAGTACGAAAACGCGGAAAGAATTGGTACTACCGTTTCGACATGGGGATTGTGGACGGCAAAAGGCAGCGTGTAGAGCGTGTTGTTGGTCCAGATAAGAAAGAAGCTGAAAGAGCTTTGAGGGCTGCGATGGCTGAATATGAAAATACAGGACTGCACTTTGAGCCATCTACAATTACATTGGCCGACTTCATGGACTATTGGTACAAAGAATATGCAGAGGTGAATTTGAAGCACAACACGCTGTTAGCTTATGAGCGTGCTATTCGTTTGCAAATTAAGCCGGCACTCGGAAAGTACAGATTGCGATCCTTAACGCCAGCAATTCTACAACAGTTCGTAAATGATTTGTACAGGGAAGGATATGCAAAACAATCTTTGGAGATATTTGCAAGCGTCGTGAATAACGCCCTAAGACAGGCTGTGCATCCTTGGGGCTATTTAAAAGACAATCCGATGCAATATGTCATCATGCCTAAATACGACATCAGAAAGACCACTGAGAAGGATTTAAAGATACTTCCGATGGAGAGCTTGAAGAAAATTAATGAATATTGTGTTGAGGGTAATCCTCTAACAATTCCTTTTCAACTAGGGCTGCATACAGGTATGCGGGTGAGCGAAGTATGCGGGTTGATGTGGAAACGTATAGATTTAGAACGAGGGACGTTACAAGTAGACCAGGCGATGATTAACAAAGAAGGAGAATGGGTTCTCGGTACAACGAAAACAGTTTCTTCCGAACGACAAATCATGCTAGGAGCTTCAATCATCAATATATTAAAAAAACACCGCATTTGGCTTAAAAAGAATAAGCTCAAATACGGCGTCCATTACACTGATTCGGATCATGTTTGCGTGAAAGAATGTGGGAGCATTATCACGCCAGCTGTTGTTAAATACAATACCAGCAAGATGAAAGAAAAGCTAGGGATTGACTTTAACTTCCACAGCTTGCGTCATACGCATGCCACTATGCTTATGGAGAACGGCGCAAAGGTGAAGGACATACAAGCACGACTAGGACATAGTCGTTCTGCAATCACCATCGACACCTATTCACATCTGACACAAAAGATGCAAGATGAAACCATTGATATATTCGAACAAGCCATGCGTGAATTAGAATAG
- the holA gene encoding DNA polymerase III subunit delta has product MATAVWKKIAAGEIDSVYLLTGLEQHIFDATIARLKKALPDIDDASVIRFDLEESSIDAVIEEADTLPFLEDRKLIIAGNASFLTAKDKGKEKVTHNLELLEAWLANPSPTAIVVFIAPYEKLDARKRITKKLKEHATVIEAARLQGKDLFTWVQQEAGAQGARIAPQNAELLVQMAGDSLLTLSAELAKMATYLSGEGDITAEVIESLVPRTPEMDVFRLTDAYVTGRVGDTVSIYHDLLRNGEEPIMLTSLVASHIRLMIHVGSLRKKGYQQNQIAQTLSVHPYRVKLMMENRSLPSEGRLLLILDKLAAIDYKLKSTSGKRERILELFFMEPLRKG; this is encoded by the coding sequence GTGGCGACTGCAGTATGGAAAAAAATAGCCGCAGGGGAAATCGATTCAGTCTATCTACTAACTGGGCTCGAACAACATATATTTGATGCAACGATTGCGCGTCTAAAAAAAGCATTACCTGATATAGATGATGCGTCAGTCATTCGCTTTGATCTGGAAGAGAGCTCGATTGACGCGGTCATCGAAGAGGCGGATACGTTGCCATTTCTCGAGGATCGCAAGTTAATCATAGCAGGAAACGCTTCTTTTTTAACTGCGAAAGATAAAGGAAAAGAGAAAGTGACGCATAATTTGGAGCTACTGGAAGCGTGGTTAGCAAATCCATCTCCGACTGCAATTGTGGTATTTATAGCCCCTTATGAAAAGTTGGATGCTAGGAAACGCATTACGAAAAAATTGAAAGAACATGCGACGGTTATCGAAGCAGCTCGTCTTCAAGGCAAGGACTTATTTACATGGGTTCAACAGGAGGCAGGGGCACAGGGGGCGCGTATAGCCCCGCAGAATGCAGAACTACTTGTGCAAATGGCGGGGGATAGTCTATTAACGCTTTCTGCGGAATTGGCTAAAATGGCAACCTATTTGAGTGGAGAAGGAGACATTACAGCCGAGGTCATAGAATCTCTTGTACCGCGAACACCTGAAATGGATGTTTTTCGATTAACGGATGCTTATGTGACCGGACGTGTGGGGGATACGGTCTCTATTTACCATGATCTACTGCGTAATGGAGAGGAACCTATCATGTTGACATCACTCGTTGCAAGCCATATTCGTTTGATGATTCATGTAGGATCTTTACGCAAAAAAGGCTATCAACAAAATCAAATTGCTCAAACATTGAGTGTCCATCCTTATAGGGTAAAATTGATGATGGAAAACCGTAGTCTACCGAGTGAAGGGCGTCTACTGTTGATTTTAGATAAGCTAGCTGCAATCGATTATAAATTGAAATCAACAAGCGGCAAAAGAGAGCGGATATTGGAATTGTTTTTTATGGAGCCTTTGCGGAAGGGATAG
- a CDS encoding helix-turn-helix domain-containing protein, with the protein MTTFERVKELCSEYGITIVQLEEKVGFGRNSMYSWKKNKPSSEKLEKVADYFNVSTDYLLGRTDKKRHNNLTEKDEKDIAKRLEDFKRDLTSSDGLNFSGEPMSDDAKESLIEAMDHIFRQTQRINKKYIPKKHRQDED; encoded by the coding sequence ATGACAACGTTTGAAAGGGTTAAAGAACTTTGTAGTGAATACGGAATAACAATTGTTCAACTAGAAGAAAAGGTCGGTTTCGGAAGAAATTCAATGTATTCATGGAAGAAAAACAAGCCTTCTTCAGAGAAGTTAGAAAAAGTGGCTGACTACTTCAATGTAAGCACAGACTACCTCCTAGGCCGTACAGATAAAAAGCGTCACAATAACCTAACTGAAAAAGATGAAAAAGACATAGCGAAACGACTCGAAGATTTTAAAAGGGACCTTACAAGTTCTGATGGATTGAATTTCTCTGGTGAACCTATGAGTGATGACGCAAAAGAATCTTTAATAGAAGCAATGGATCACATTTTTCGCCAAACACAACGTATTAATAAGAAGTACATTCCTAAAAAACACAGGCAAGATGAAGACTGA
- the gpr gene encoding GPR endopeptidase: MAKYDFFRTDLLDESEEMVRHRTATEKNRLEEADGVTFGESRLGRVIVTSVTVDAEGEKRIGKKKGTYITLTVPALTPDDYAGMNDLSRVLIDKLEEMLADLSGIQKGKILFIGLGNRDITPDAVGPMTMDRLRNIVPDYYSEDGSEVYVYAPGVTIQTGLETADFVKAVAAEIKPDVLIVIDALAARNSSRLCRTIQLTNTGIHPGSGVGNSRKEVSEDTLGLPVIAIGIPTVVDGPVLIADAIDTMFGYIASKINEKDSPSSRLSVTPWLHNESKDADRSNLLPIFGDWASWPHEDRVQLFEEVLTNHELRTFISPKEIDAWVSIYADTLSDSLASWVSDLKK; this comes from the coding sequence ATGGCTAAGTATGATTTTTTTAGGACAGATTTATTAGACGAAAGTGAAGAAATGGTCCGCCACCGGACAGCGACGGAAAAAAATAGGTTGGAAGAGGCAGATGGTGTCACGTTTGGCGAATCAAGATTAGGACGTGTTATCGTCACGTCTGTAACCGTCGATGCGGAAGGCGAAAAAAGAATTGGTAAGAAAAAAGGGACCTACATCACGTTAACGGTTCCAGCGCTCACACCGGATGATTACGCTGGCATGAATGACTTGTCACGTGTGTTAATCGACAAGTTGGAAGAGATGCTTGCGGACTTGTCCGGTATTCAAAAAGGTAAAATTCTTTTCATTGGCCTTGGCAATCGGGATATTACACCTGATGCAGTAGGGCCAATGACAATGGACCGTTTGCGCAACATCGTACCTGATTATTATTCCGAAGACGGTAGCGAGGTATATGTCTATGCGCCGGGCGTGACCATCCAGACTGGGCTTGAAACAGCGGATTTTGTTAAAGCAGTTGCCGCGGAAATAAAACCAGATGTACTCATTGTCATTGATGCGCTGGCTGCTCGCAATAGTTCAAGACTATGTCGGACAATCCAGTTGACGAACACGGGCATTCACCCTGGTTCAGGAGTTGGCAACAGCCGAAAAGAAGTTTCAGAAGATACGCTTGGACTGCCCGTTATTGCAATTGGGATTCCAACAGTTGTCGATGGTCCTGTTTTGATTGCAGATGCCATCGATACAATGTTTGGCTATATCGCGTCCAAAATAAACGAAAAGGATAGCCCATCATCACGTCTTTCTGTAACGCCCTGGTTGCATAATGAAAGTAAAGATGCTGACCGTTCTAATCTACTTCCAATTTTCGGTGATTGGGCTTCGTGGCCGCATGAAGACCGCGTTCAATTATTTGAAGAAGTATTGACAAACCACGAGCTTCGGACGTTCATTTCACCAAAAGAGATTGATGCGTGGGTTTCTATTTATGCAGATACGCTTTCTGACTCGTTGGCTTCTTGGGTGTCTGACTTGAAAAAATAG
- a CDS encoding YqzM family protein, with product MNDFEHDVQSKRNDAIDSGIGFAVAFVAFTAIFLIATIIDIVAR from the coding sequence ATGAACGATTTTGAACACGACGTACAGTCCAAACGTAATGATGCTATCGATTCAGGTATCGGCTTCGCAGTAGCATTTGTAGCTTTTACAGCAATCTTTTTGATTGCTACAATTATCGATATCGTCGCACGCTAA
- a CDS encoding BRO-N domain-containing protein, translating to MNLTLATQQHFNSILCDFWINEKDEVFMTREQIGQALEYADPRRSVSKVHERNSERLNKFSTVVKLTTQAGLRETTIYNEHGIYEIARRSEQPKADDFYDFVYELLSKLRKGEVVLVRPQTISAKEEFEMQLIGARYASEILRLDTTSNVRMLETVHEQHGVPTNHLPVYVDEEVTLPLSKLLKEHEVGIGAAKANTKLIELGFLEIKERPSSKGGLKEFKSLTDKGLMFGKNLINTRNPKETQPHYYPSKFNQLKALLHVEM from the coding sequence ATGAATCTAACGCTAGCAACACAACAACACTTTAATTCTATTCTCTGTGATTTTTGGATTAACGAAAAAGATGAGGTTTTCATGACAAGGGAACAAATTGGGCAGGCGCTTGAATATGCAGATCCAAGAAGATCCGTATCTAAAGTTCACGAGCGTAATTCAGAAAGATTAAATAAGTTTTCTACGGTGGTCAAGTTGACCACTCAGGCAGGCCTTCGTGAAACAACAATTTACAACGAACATGGAATTTATGAAATTGCTCGTCGTAGCGAACAACCTAAAGCAGATGATTTCTACGATTTTGTATACGAACTACTTTCAAAGTTACGCAAGGGTGAAGTAGTCCTTGTCCGACCACAAACTATTTCCGCAAAAGAAGAGTTCGAGATGCAATTGATTGGTGCACGATACGCATCTGAGATCCTACGCTTAGACACAACATCGAATGTAAGAATGCTAGAAACTGTTCACGAGCAACACGGTGTACCAACAAACCACCTTCCAGTATATGTGGATGAGGAAGTTACACTGCCATTATCTAAATTACTGAAAGAACATGAAGTAGGGATAGGTGCGGCGAAAGCGAATACGAAATTAATTGAACTTGGATTTCTAGAAATCAAAGAGCGTCCGTCTTCTAAAGGTGGTTTGAAAGAATTTAAATCCCTGACGGATAAAGGTTTGATGTTCGGAAAGAACCTTATTAACACACGAAATCCAAAAGAAACGCAACCCCACTATTACCCATCGAAGTTCAATCAATTAAAGGCGTTGTTGCATGTGGAGATGTAA
- a CDS encoding ComE operon protein 2, which produces MERITWDQFFMAQCHLLALRSTCTRLAVGATIVRDNRIVAGGYNGSISGGDHCIDHGCYVVDNHCIRTIHAEMNALLQCSKYGIPVAGSTLYVTHFPCLQCSKAIIQAGIRQVIYSTDYRNNDYAIKLFAQSGVAVQHIPFDEKHVDFTSDSKLELFNELLHKMQELGVDNEELIPYKQRVDGLFGK; this is translated from the coding sequence ATGGAGCGAATAACATGGGATCAGTTTTTTATGGCTCAATGTCATTTACTAGCATTGAGAAGTACGTGTACAAGGCTTGCAGTTGGTGCAACGATTGTCAGAGATAATCGCATTGTCGCAGGAGGCTATAACGGCTCCATATCGGGAGGAGACCATTGTATCGATCACGGTTGCTATGTCGTCGATAATCATTGTATTCGAACGATTCATGCAGAGATGAATGCATTGCTACAATGTTCGAAATACGGAATACCTGTTGCTGGTTCGACGTTGTATGTCACGCATTTTCCGTGTTTACAATGCTCAAAAGCAATCATCCAGGCAGGAATACGGCAGGTCATTTACTCGACAGATTACCGTAACAATGATTATGCTATTAAACTGTTTGCCCAATCGGGGGTGGCTGTTCAGCATATTCCGTTCGATGAAAAGCATGTCGATTTTACGAGCGATAGCAAGTTGGAGCTATTCAATGAACTGTTGCATAAAATGCAGGAGCTTGGCGTCGACAATGAAGAACTTATCCCTTATAAGCAAAGGGTGGATGGCCTATTCGGAAAATAA